In Betta splendens chromosome 22, fBetSpl5.4, whole genome shotgun sequence, the following proteins share a genomic window:
- the LOC114848077 gene encoding uncharacterized protein LOC114848077, whose protein sequence is MPGQSKGRGRQTEARSCPPKQNEALPGLVRKIRARCALNEPLYCTRTTLRITQHPIVGSVTPSATFTPTQLFFPIFIHLFTCLFQLYSLPGVRKRSCPTTNGCNGFGASTHPLSSQQQTVSEADSARLAAKTLNMPQHSGWVLKAGAAVRSAWRRQTGGSGIQPHSPFPQPTHTDVRAVTMRRLEPCLNRGCRSHGYAADQNLADVTSFSLKIADSKIPEIQCPADTPGKREALGDIGGWDEAITFRKRCHLN, encoded by the exons ATGCCAGGCCAATcaaaaggcagagggagacaaACAGAGGCGCGCAGCTGTCCTCCGAAACAGAATGAAGCACTTCCGGGGCTGGTGAGGAAGATCAGGGCACGGTGCGCTTTAAATGAGCCATTGTACTGCACCAGGACAACCTTGAGGATCACACAGCACCCGATTGTGGGCTCAGTGACACCCTCAGCCACGTTCACCCCCACCCAACTCTTCTTTCCCatctttattcatttatttacctgTCTCTTCCAGTTGTATTCTCTCCCGGGAGTGAGAAAAAGAAGTTGCCCCACTACAAATGGATGTAATGGCTTCGGTGCCTCCACCCACCCTCTTTCCAGTCAGCAGCAGACTGTGAGCGAGGCAGACTCTGCACGTCTGGCCGCCAAAACACTCAACATGCCACAGCACTCCGGCTGGGTGCTGAAAGCGG GTGCCGCAGTTAGAAGCGCTTGGCGAAGGCAAACAGGGGGTTCAGGTATCCAGCCACACTCGCCTTTCCCACAGCCAACGCACACGGATGTGCGAGCAGTGACGATGAGGAGGCTGGAGCCCTGCTTAAATAGAGGATGTCGTTCCCACGGATACGCTGCGGACCAGAACCTGGCTGATGTCACATCATTCAGCCTCAA GATCGCAGATTCCAAGATACCCGAGATCCAGTGTCCGGCAGATACGCCTGGCAAACGGGAAGCACTCGGAGACATCGGCGGATGGGACGAGGCGATAACGTTCCGAAAGCGGTGCCACCTAAATTAA